A genome region from Jeotgalibacillus aurantiacus includes the following:
- the fabG gene encoding 3-oxoacyl-[acyl-carrier-protein] reductase, which produces MNLDGKAVLVTGASRGIGRAIAIHLANQGADIAVNYSGSEAKANEVAEEIRSLGRKAIVIKANVSDAEEVQAMVKETVNEFGKIDVLVNNAGITKDNLLMRMKEEEWDQVMDVNLKGVFLTTKAVTRPMMKQRAGRIINVSSIVGVMGNPGQANYVASKAGVIGLTKTAAKELASRGITVNAIAPGFIETDMTGELPEDVQASMKNMIPLDRFGQPEDIAKAVAFFASEDSSYITGQTLHVDGGMVM; this is translated from the coding sequence ATGAATTTAGATGGAAAAGCAGTATTGGTAACCGGTGCTTCAAGAGGGATTGGCCGCGCCATCGCCATTCATTTGGCAAATCAGGGCGCAGATATTGCTGTTAACTACAGCGGAAGTGAAGCGAAAGCAAATGAAGTAGCGGAAGAAATCCGTTCACTGGGCAGAAAAGCGATCGTGATTAAAGCCAATGTGTCAGATGCCGAAGAAGTGCAGGCAATGGTGAAAGAAACCGTGAATGAATTCGGAAAAATTGACGTATTAGTTAATAATGCAGGAATCACAAAAGATAACCTTTTAATGAGAATGAAGGAAGAGGAATGGGATCAGGTAATGGATGTGAACCTGAAAGGCGTCTTCTTAACAACAAAAGCGGTGACCCGTCCGATGATGAAGCAGCGCGCAGGAAGAATTATTAATGTTTCCTCTATCGTTGGTGTAATGGGGAATCCGGGCCAGGCGAACTACGTTGCGTCAAAAGCAGGTGTTATCGGCTTAACGAAAACGGCTGCTAAAGAACTTGCTTCAAGAGGTATCACTGTTAACGCTATTGCACCCGGGTTTATCGAAACAGATATGACAGGCGAGCTGCCTGAGGATGTACAGGCATCCATGAAAAACATGATTCCGCTTGACCGTTTCGGACAGCCTGAAGATATTGCCAAAGCCGTTGCGTTCTTTGCATCGGAGGATTCGTCCTATATTACAGGACAGACGCTGCATGTAGATGGCGGAATGGTGATGTAG
- the fabD gene encoding ACP S-malonyltransferase, with the protein MAKIAFLFPGQGSQTVGMAGEIAGTYESAAQIFKQAESILGESFTSLMKNGPQEELTKTYNAQPALLTSSVAILEVLKEKGVHMDYAAGHSLGEYSALVAAGALSFEDALKAVRKRGELMEEAVPDGQGSMAAVLGMERSALKDVTDEITDQGDEVQLANLNCPGQIVISGSAAGVEKASSLAKERGAKRVLPLNVSGPFHSSLMKPAAEKFQHELANISISNAQVPVVANVTADAVFESEKIEKLLVAQLYSPVLWEDSIEQLISLGVDTFVEAGPGKVLSGLVKKINRKATVYPVYDQETLEVAVAALKGE; encoded by the coding sequence ATGGCTAAAATTGCATTTTTATTCCCGGGACAAGGTTCCCAGACGGTAGGAATGGCAGGTGAAATCGCCGGTACATATGAATCAGCAGCACAAATTTTTAAGCAGGCTGAGTCGATCCTTGGAGAGTCTTTTACATCGCTGATGAAAAATGGCCCTCAGGAAGAATTAACAAAAACGTATAATGCTCAGCCGGCTCTTTTAACGAGCAGTGTCGCCATTTTGGAAGTGTTAAAGGAAAAGGGCGTGCATATGGATTATGCAGCAGGACACAGCCTTGGGGAATATTCAGCGCTCGTTGCAGCCGGTGCTTTATCTTTTGAAGATGCACTGAAAGCCGTGCGTAAACGCGGTGAACTGATGGAAGAAGCGGTTCCTGACGGTCAGGGCAGTATGGCGGCAGTGCTGGGTATGGAGCGTTCAGCCTTAAAGGACGTTACCGATGAAATTACGGATCAGGGCGATGAAGTTCAGCTTGCGAATTTGAATTGTCCTGGACAAATTGTCATTTCAGGTTCAGCGGCGGGTGTGGAGAAGGCCTCGTCACTTGCGAAGGAGCGGGGGGCAAAACGGGTGCTTCCGTTGAATGTGAGCGGTCCGTTTCACTCCAGCCTGATGAAGCCTGCTGCAGAAAAGTTCCAGCATGAGCTTGCCAATATCAGTATTTCAAATGCGCAGGTTCCGGTTGTAGCAAATGTCACGGCAGATGCTGTATTTGAATCAGAAAAAATTGAAAAGCTGCTCGTTGCACAGCTCTATTCTCCGGTTTTATGGGAGGATTCAATCGAACAGCTGATCAGCCTCGGAGTGGACACATTCGTAGAAGCGGGACCAGGCAAAGTGTTATCCGGTCTGGTGAAAAAAATCAACAGAAAAGCAACAGTGTATCCGGTTTATGATCAGGAAACGCTCGAAGTTGCTGTTGCGGCATTGAAAGGGGAATAA
- the plsX gene encoding phosphate acyltransferase PlsX yields the protein MIIAVDAMGGDHAPKEIVHGVMKAVQEDVTLTVKLYGNEKQINEHLTPSSQIEVIHTEEKILSTDEPVRAVRRKKNASMVLMAQAVKDGEADACVSAGNTGALMASGLFVVGRIKGIDRPALSPTLPTLDGQGFVMLDLGANADAKPEHLLQYAVMGSIYAEQVRNISRPTVGLLNIGTEEGKGNELTKQAYDLLQQSGLNFIGNVESRDLLNGVADVVVTDGFTGNMVLKTIEGTAQALFGMIKDTFTSSVKNKLAAGLVKNDMRQLKNKMDYTEYGGAGLFGLNAPVVKAHGSSNANALYNAIKQANTMAKHDVCGKISDSISLADQANQ from the coding sequence ATGATTATTGCAGTTGACGCAATGGGGGGAGACCATGCCCCGAAAGAAATTGTTCATGGTGTCATGAAAGCTGTGCAGGAGGACGTTACGCTGACGGTCAAACTGTATGGAAATGAAAAACAGATTAATGAGCATTTAACACCTTCCTCTCAGATTGAAGTCATTCATACAGAAGAAAAAATTCTGAGCACCGATGAGCCGGTTCGTGCGGTGAGACGTAAGAAAAATGCTTCCATGGTGCTGATGGCTCAGGCTGTGAAGGATGGGGAAGCGGACGCATGTGTATCAGCCGGTAACACAGGTGCACTGATGGCATCCGGATTATTTGTCGTTGGCCGGATTAAAGGCATTGACCGCCCTGCGCTGTCGCCTACACTGCCTACACTTGACGGTCAGGGTTTTGTCATGCTCGACCTCGGTGCCAATGCTGATGCCAAGCCTGAACATCTGCTTCAGTACGCCGTGATGGGCAGTATTTACGCTGAGCAGGTAAGAAACATTTCCAGACCAACCGTCGGCCTGCTCAATATCGGGACTGAAGAAGGTAAAGGAAATGAACTGACTAAGCAGGCCTATGATCTGCTTCAGCAGTCCGGTCTGAACTTTATCGGCAATGTCGAATCACGTGATCTGTTAAATGGAGTTGCTGACGTTGTTGTGACAGACGGATTCACCGGGAATATGGTATTGAAGACGATTGAAGGAACGGCACAGGCGCTGTTTGGCATGATCAAAGACACCTTTACTTCATCAGTCAAAAATAAACTGGCTGCAGGTCTTGTGAAAAATGATATGAGACAGCTGAAAAATAAAATGGATTATACAGAATACGGTGGGGCAGGTTTGTTTGGCCTTAACGCGCCTGTTGTGAAAGCGCACGGATCGTCCAATGCCAATGCGCTTTATAACGCCATTAAGCAGGCAAATACGATGGCGAAGCATGATGTCTGCGGGAAAATTTCCGACTCCATCAGTCTTGCGGACCAGGCGAATCAGTAA
- the fapR gene encoding transcription factor FapR, whose protein sequence is MKRTKRERQALLKNTIADNPFITDDELAKTFDVSVQTIRLDRMELAIPELRERIKHVAEQTFEDEVRSLPIDEIIGEIIDVELDESAISIFDVREEHVFQRNRIARGHHLFAQANSLAVALINDDLALTAHANIQFCRQVKEGDRVVAKAKVKKRDNRRTFVEVRSYVEQTLVFEGEFEMYRSSEEGGQEA, encoded by the coding sequence ATGAAACGGACGAAAAGAGAGCGGCAGGCGCTGTTGAAAAATACAATTGCGGATAACCCGTTTATCACGGATGATGAATTGGCAAAGACATTTGATGTGAGTGTTCAGACAATCCGGCTTGATCGTATGGAGCTTGCAATTCCTGAGCTCAGGGAGCGGATTAAGCATGTGGCTGAGCAGACGTTTGAAGATGAGGTGCGTTCGCTTCCGATTGATGAGATCATTGGTGAGATTATCGATGTAGAGCTTGATGAAAGTGCGATTTCCATTTTCGATGTCAGGGAAGAGCATGTGTTTCAGCGCAACCGGATTGCCAGAGGGCATCATTTGTTTGCACAGGCGAATTCACTTGCAGTCGCGCTGATTAATGATGATCTTGCCCTTACCGCACATGCAAATATTCAATTTTGCAGACAGGTAAAAGAGGGTGACCGTGTCGTAGCAAAAGCAAAAGTAAAAAAGAGAGATAACCGGCGGACGTTTGTTGAAGTCAGGTCGTATGTTGAGCAGACGCTCGTGTTCGAAGGGGAATTCGAGATGTACCGCTCTTCAGAAGAAGGAGGACAAGAAGCATGA
- the recG gene encoding ATP-dependent DNA helicase RecG — MDSLLIKNPDHPLLQPVTVIKGVGEETALQLAALGIFTIADLMNYLPFRYDDFRLKDLSEAAHEERVTVEGRVHSEPALQFYGRKKSRLTLRLLTGPHSVKVTFFNQPYLKKKVGLNDQITVTGKWDRQRQMITAQTFQLGPGEQRELFAPVYPLKGDITNQSLRKFIKAAISRYGDLMEETLPLEYLTKYRLMDRAAALKAMHFPEDPEEMKQARRRFVFEEFFYFQLKMQALRKYEREHAEGISVHYDTGSIKTFTEELPFPLTGAQKRVLREVFNDLKSPYRMNRLLQGDVGSGKTVVAAIALYAAITDGYQGALMVPTEILAEQHAESLIKLFEKTDVSIALLTSSVKGKKRRLLLEKLKAGEIDLLIGTHALIQDEVDFHRLGLVITDEQHRFGVNQRRVLREKGENPDVLFMTATPIPRTLAITVFGEMDVSIIDEMPAGRKPIETYWVKDNMLGRILSFIEKELAAGRQAYVICPLIEESDKLDVQNAIDVHAQLEQYFHGRFQVGLMHGRLHSEEKEEAMKKFADNDTHILVSTTVVEVGVNVPNASVMVIYDAERFGLSQLHQLRGRVGRGQDQSYCILLADPKNEVGKERMKIMTETNDGFVLSEKDLELRGPGDFFGRKQSGLPEFRVADMVHDYRALETARADAHDLVEREDFWTAEEYRFLRDYLDREGVTSGGKLD, encoded by the coding sequence TTGGATTCTCTCTTGATAAAAAATCCTGATCATCCACTTCTCCAGCCGGTAACGGTGATAAAAGGGGTCGGAGAGGAAACGGCTTTACAACTTGCCGCACTTGGGATTTTCACGATTGCGGATTTAATGAACTATCTTCCTTTCCGCTATGATGATTTCCGGTTGAAGGATTTGTCAGAGGCAGCACATGAAGAAAGAGTGACGGTAGAGGGGCGGGTTCATAGTGAACCGGCTCTTCAGTTTTACGGAAGGAAAAAGTCCAGGCTGACACTAAGACTTTTAACAGGTCCCCACAGTGTAAAAGTGACGTTTTTTAATCAGCCATACTTGAAAAAGAAGGTCGGTTTGAATGACCAGATTACCGTAACGGGAAAGTGGGACAGGCAGCGCCAGATGATTACAGCCCAGACTTTTCAGCTTGGACCGGGGGAGCAGCGCGAGCTCTTTGCCCCTGTCTATCCGCTTAAAGGTGATATAACAAATCAGTCACTTCGCAAATTTATTAAGGCCGCCATTTCCAGGTATGGAGATTTGATGGAGGAGACGCTTCCTTTAGAGTATTTAACGAAATACAGGCTGATGGATCGTGCAGCTGCATTAAAAGCCATGCATTTCCCTGAAGATCCTGAAGAAATGAAGCAGGCAAGACGCCGTTTTGTTTTTGAAGAATTCTTTTATTTTCAGCTAAAAATGCAGGCGCTCAGAAAGTACGAACGTGAGCATGCGGAGGGGATTTCCGTTCATTACGACACAGGAAGCATTAAAACCTTTACAGAAGAGCTTCCATTCCCGCTGACGGGAGCACAAAAAAGGGTGCTCCGTGAAGTGTTTAATGATTTGAAGTCTCCATACAGGATGAATCGGCTCCTGCAGGGGGATGTTGGATCCGGAAAAACGGTTGTTGCAGCCATTGCCCTCTACGCAGCCATCACAGACGGCTATCAGGGTGCGCTCATGGTTCCGACAGAGATTCTGGCGGAACAGCATGCTGAATCACTCATCAAGCTGTTTGAGAAAACCGACGTCTCCATTGCTCTTTTAACGAGTTCCGTAAAGGGGAAAAAACGCAGGCTGCTGCTTGAAAAATTGAAAGCCGGTGAAATTGATCTGCTGATCGGTACACACGCCCTTATTCAGGATGAAGTTGACTTTCATCGCCTCGGGCTGGTGATTACGGATGAACAGCATCGCTTTGGCGTTAATCAGCGCAGAGTTCTCAGAGAAAAAGGGGAGAATCCGGATGTCCTGTTTATGACAGCTACCCCGATCCCGAGGACGCTCGCGATTACGGTTTTCGGAGAAATGGACGTGTCCATTATTGATGAAATGCCTGCCGGGAGAAAACCGATTGAAACCTACTGGGTAAAGGATAATATGCTCGGCAGGATCCTTTCTTTTATCGAAAAGGAATTAGCAGCCGGCCGTCAGGCATACGTAATTTGTCCGCTGATTGAGGAATCAGACAAGCTCGATGTGCAAAATGCGATTGATGTCCATGCCCAGCTTGAACAATATTTCCATGGACGTTTTCAGGTTGGTCTTATGCACGGGAGGTTACACTCTGAGGAAAAAGAAGAGGCGATGAAAAAATTTGCCGATAATGACACGCATATTCTTGTTTCAACAACCGTTGTTGAAGTCGGAGTAAACGTACCTAACGCTTCTGTCATGGTCATTTATGATGCAGAACGTTTCGGGCTGTCCCAGCTCCATCAGCTGCGTGGCCGTGTCGGACGTGGACAGGATCAGTCATACTGCATCCTGCTTGCCGACCCTAAAAATGAGGTGGGTAAAGAGCGGATGAAAATTATGACTGAAACGAATGACGGCTTTGTACTGAGTGAAAAGGACCTGGAACTGAGGGGGCCTGGGGACTTTTTCGGACGAAAACAAAGCGGTCTGCCGGAATTCCGCGTTGCGGATATGGTGCATGATTACCGCGCGCTCGAGACAGCGCGCGCAGATGCTCATGACCTTGTCGAAAGGGAAGACTTCTGGACGGCAGAAGAATATCGTTTTCTCCGTGACTACCTCGACCGTGAAGGCGTGACGAGCGGAGGGAAGCTTGATTAA
- the sdaAA gene encoding L-serine ammonia-lyase, iron-sulfur-dependent, subunit alpha: MFRNVAELVELAESQNKKISDIMIEQEVKVTNRTKEEVLAQMERNLKVMEEAVERGLAGVKSHSGLTGGDAVLLQQYIATGKSLSGDLLLDAVSKAVATNEVNAAMGTICATPTAGSAGVVPGTLFAVQNKLNPSREEKIRFLFTSGAFGFVVANNASISGAAGGCQAEVGSASGMAAAAIVEMAGGTPSQCAEAMAITLKNMLGLVCDPVAGLVEVPCVKRNAMGAANAMVAADMALAGITSRIPCDEVIDAMYKIGQTMPVALRETAMGGLAATPTGRELEAKIFGFSLDKKS, encoded by the coding sequence ATGTTTCGTAATGTAGCAGAATTAGTTGAACTGGCTGAGAGCCAGAATAAAAAAATATCAGATATTATGATCGAACAGGAAGTAAAAGTGACAAACCGGACTAAAGAAGAAGTTCTGGCCCAGATGGAAAGGAACCTGAAGGTCATGGAAGAAGCGGTGGAGAGAGGCCTGGCGGGTGTGAAATCCCACTCCGGACTGACAGGAGGAGACGCAGTGCTTCTTCAGCAATATATTGCCACTGGTAAATCATTATCAGGTGACCTTTTGCTTGATGCTGTCAGTAAAGCGGTGGCAACGAATGAAGTGAATGCTGCAATGGGTACGATCTGTGCCACGCCAACGGCCGGTTCTGCAGGGGTTGTACCCGGGACACTGTTTGCTGTTCAAAATAAATTAAACCCTTCACGTGAGGAGAAAATCAGATTTCTGTTTACCTCCGGTGCGTTCGGTTTTGTTGTAGCGAACAATGCCTCTATTTCAGGCGCGGCAGGCGGCTGTCAGGCAGAGGTCGGATCAGCATCAGGAATGGCGGCTGCAGCGATTGTAGAAATGGCTGGAGGAACGCCGTCACAGTGCGCTGAAGCCATGGCGATCACGTTGAAAAACATGCTTGGGCTTGTTTGTGATCCTGTAGCAGGTCTGGTTGAGGTTCCATGTGTAAAAAGAAATGCAATGGGTGCAGCCAATGCCATGGTAGCAGCGGATATGGCCCTTGCAGGGATTACAAGCAGAATTCCTTGTGATGAAGTCATTGATGCGATGTATAAAATAGGACAAACAATGCCGGTAGCCTTACGTGAAACCGCTATGGGAGGACTGGCTGCAACACCAACCGGCAGAGAGCTGGAGGCGAAGATTTTTGGATTCTCTCTTGATAAAAAATCCTGA
- the sdaAB gene encoding L-serine ammonia-lyase, iron-sulfur-dependent subunit beta, whose translation MKYKSVFDIIGPVMIGPSSSHTAGAARIGKMARELFGREPEWATISFYGSFAKTYKGHGTDVAIIGGIMDFETDDERIIQAREIAREKRIRIKIREEEALTDHPNTARIRLGDQNGEMELVGISIGGGKIEITELNGFALRLTGHHPAILVVHEDRFGAVAAVSKVLAESKINIGSMDVSRQDVGKMALMTIEVDEPVEDIVLEKLKMLPEVTQVTKIAD comes from the coding sequence ATGAAATATAAAAGCGTTTTTGATATTATCGGTCCGGTTATGATTGGTCCATCATCATCACACACAGCCGGTGCAGCAAGGATCGGGAAAATGGCACGTGAGCTTTTCGGCCGGGAACCTGAGTGGGCAACGATTTCTTTTTACGGTTCATTTGCCAAGACTTATAAAGGTCACGGTACAGATGTGGCGATTATTGGTGGAATTATGGACTTTGAGACAGATGATGAACGGATCATTCAGGCTAGGGAAATTGCACGTGAGAAGAGAATCAGAATAAAAATACGTGAAGAAGAAGCGCTTACCGATCACCCGAATACTGCCAGAATCCGACTTGGTGATCAGAATGGTGAAATGGAACTTGTCGGAATATCGATCGGCGGCGGTAAAATTGAAATTACCGAACTGAATGGTTTTGCACTCAGATTAACCGGGCACCATCCGGCGATTCTTGTTGTGCATGAGGATCGTTTTGGTGCAGTCGCAGCCGTATCAAAAGTGCTGGCGGAGAGTAAAATCAATATCGGTTCCATGGACGTTTCAAGACAGGATGTTGGTAAAATGGCGCTGATGACAATTGAAGTGGATGAGCCGGTCGAGGATATCGTTCTTGAAAAGCTGAAAATGCTTCCGGAAGTCACACAGGTAACGAAAATCGCTGATTAA
- a CDS encoding DAK2 domain-containing protein: MKELDGKKFAGMIFQGAANLSNNADKVDALNVFPVPDGDTGTNMNLSMTSGSKEVKNNVDGHIGKVAGALSKGLLMGARGNSGVILSQLFRGFGKSIENKATLNTKEFAAALDAGVVSAYKAVMKPVEGTILTVAKDAAKQAVVTAETEEDLIGLMEAVVKEAKASLKRTPDLLPVLKEVGVVDSGGQGLVHVYEGFLAELKGEEIPDSPVAPSMDELVSAEHHIGVQGFMNTEDIEFGYCTEFMVKLEEDKASFDELTFREELSELGDSLLVISDDEMAKVHIHTEQPGKALSQGQLYGSLIKIKIENMREQHTEIVGSDHRAEKKKPAEKQPYAIITVSMGEGIAELFKSIGATSVIEGGQTMNPSTEDIVKAIEEAHAEKVIILPNNKNIIMAAEQAAEVVEMDAVVVPSKSVPQGMAAILAFNPAGELTDNKETMTDALGTVKTGQVTFAVRDTSIDGISIKKDDHMGIAEGKIVTSGSSRFETVKELLAHMMDEDAEIVTLLYGEDSPEEEVNEVTAYLEEQYPDAEVEVHNGKQPLYSYIVSIE; the protein is encoded by the coding sequence ATGAAAGAATTGGACGGTAAAAAGTTTGCAGGTATGATTTTTCAGGGAGCTGCAAATTTATCAAATAACGCAGACAAAGTAGATGCGTTGAATGTATTTCCTGTACCGGACGGTGATACAGGAACGAATATGAATTTATCCATGACATCCGGATCCAAAGAGGTTAAAAACAATGTGGATGGACATATCGGAAAAGTAGCGGGAGCTCTATCAAAAGGATTGCTGATGGGCGCGCGCGGAAATTCCGGCGTGATTCTTTCACAGCTGTTCCGGGGATTTGGAAAATCGATTGAAAATAAAGCAACGCTGAATACCAAAGAATTTGCTGCAGCGCTGGATGCAGGCGTTGTTTCTGCTTATAAAGCGGTGATGAAGCCGGTTGAAGGAACGATCCTGACTGTTGCAAAGGATGCTGCGAAGCAGGCCGTGGTAACAGCTGAAACAGAAGAAGACTTAATTGGACTGATGGAAGCTGTCGTAAAAGAAGCAAAAGCCTCTTTAAAACGAACACCAGATTTACTGCCGGTTCTGAAGGAAGTTGGCGTTGTTGACAGTGGCGGTCAGGGACTTGTTCATGTATATGAAGGATTTCTTGCTGAGCTCAAAGGTGAAGAAATTCCGGACTCTCCTGTTGCGCCGTCAATGGACGAGCTTGTGAGTGCAGAGCATCACATCGGGGTTCAGGGCTTTATGAACACGGAAGATATTGAATTTGGCTATTGTACCGAGTTTATGGTGAAGCTTGAAGAGGATAAGGCTTCTTTTGATGAATTAACTTTCCGTGAAGAGCTGAGCGAGCTTGGTGATTCACTGCTCGTAATTTCTGATGATGAAATGGCGAAAGTACATATTCACACGGAACAGCCTGGGAAAGCACTTTCGCAGGGACAGTTGTATGGAAGTCTGATTAAAATCAAGATTGAAAATATGCGTGAACAGCATACTGAAATCGTCGGTTCAGATCACAGGGCTGAAAAGAAAAAGCCTGCAGAGAAACAGCCGTATGCCATTATTACTGTTTCCATGGGTGAGGGAATTGCAGAATTATTTAAAAGTATCGGAGCGACAAGTGTGATCGAAGGCGGTCAGACGATGAACCCGAGCACAGAGGATATTGTAAAGGCAATTGAAGAAGCACATGCTGAAAAGGTCATTATCCTGCCTAATAACAAAAATATTATTATGGCAGCGGAGCAGGCAGCTGAGGTTGTTGAAATGGATGCGGTTGTAGTACCATCGAAATCAGTTCCACAGGGAATGGCTGCAATTCTTGCCTTCAATCCTGCCGGTGAATTGACTGATAATAAAGAGACGATGACAGATGCGCTCGGAACGGTTAAGACCGGACAGGTGACATTTGCGGTGAGAGACACGTCGATTGACGGTATCTCTATTAAAAAAGACGATCACATGGGTATTGCAGAAGGTAAAATTGTGACGTCCGGCAGCAGCCGTTTTGAAACGGTGAAGGAGCTGCTTGCCCACATGATGGATGAGGATGCTGAAATCGTCACTCTTCTATACGGTGAAGACTCTCCTGAAGAAGAAGTAAATGAAGTGACAGCTTACCTTGAAGAGCAATATCCTGATGCTGAAGTAGAAGTACACAATGGAAAGCAGCCGCTTTATTCATACATTGTTTCAATAGAATAG
- a CDS encoding Asp23/Gls24 family envelope stress response protein — MSIELTTKYGQIDISNEVIAMVAGGAAIECYGIVGMASKHQIRDGLTDILRRENFTRGVIVRQDGDKVSIDMYIIVSYGTKISEVAHNVQSSVKYTLDKTVGLSVEAVNIFVQGVRVTNL; from the coding sequence ATGTCGATTGAATTAACGACTAAATATGGACAGATCGATATTTCGAATGAAGTGATCGCAATGGTTGCCGGTGGAGCGGCAATTGAATGTTATGGCATCGTCGGCATGGCGTCCAAACACCAGATCAGGGACGGGCTCACCGATATATTAAGACGTGAAAATTTTACCCGCGGCGTCATTGTGCGTCAGGATGGCGATAAAGTTTCGATTGATATGTATATTATTGTAAGCTATGGAACGAAAATTTCGGAAGTTGCTCACAACGTACAGTCATCTGTAAAATACACACTTGATAAAACTGTTGGGCTTTCAGTTGAAGCAGTCAATATTTTTGTTCAGGGAGTCAGGGTGACGAACCTGTAG
- the rpmB gene encoding 50S ribosomal protein L28: MAKQCVVTGRKTRSGNARSHAMNANKRTWGANLQKVRILVDGKPKRVWVSARALKSGKVERV; the protein is encoded by the coding sequence ATGGCAAAACAATGTGTTGTAACAGGTCGTAAAACACGTTCTGGTAACGCTCGTTCCCACGCGATGAACGCTAACAAGCGTACATGGGGCGCAAACCTTCAGAAGGTTCGTATTCTTGTTGATGGTAAGCCTAAGCGTGTTTGGGTTTCAGCTCGCGCGCTGAAGTCTGGTAAAGTAGAACGCGTTTAA
- the spoVM gene encoding stage V sporulation protein SpoVM: MRFYSIKLPRMLGGMVRGFLSLIKKQA; this comes from the coding sequence ATGCGGTTCTACTCAATTAAGCTGCCACGGATGCTCGGAGGAATGGTAAGAGGTTTCTTAAGCCTCATTAAAAAACAGGCGTAA
- a CDS encoding thiamine diphosphokinase, with the protein MIILTGGAAISKELIQSFNHPLTRWAGVDRGTVNLLKEGITPEAAFGDFDSVTQQEWNRIEKTVNRIDRTNPEKNMTDMEMALEWALGQQENIVMIGVTGGRLDHFFGNIQLLLHDKVMKYQKSVKIMDDQNVISIHDPGEILIENNPAYPYISVIPFSAAVEGLTLKGVKYPLKDHRAVYGSTLTISNEIVEDHASISFQSGILMIVRSKDQ; encoded by the coding sequence ATGATCATTTTAACTGGAGGGGCAGCAATATCCAAAGAACTCATCCAATCCTTTAACCATCCATTGACAAGGTGGGCTGGTGTCGATAGGGGCACAGTCAATCTGCTAAAAGAGGGAATCACACCGGAAGCGGCATTTGGAGATTTTGACTCTGTCACGCAGCAAGAGTGGAACCGGATTGAAAAAACAGTCAATCGGATTGACAGAACCAATCCGGAAAAAAACATGACGGATATGGAGATGGCCCTGGAATGGGCGCTGGGTCAACAGGAGAATATCGTGATGATCGGCGTAACCGGAGGAAGACTTGATCACTTTTTCGGAAACATTCAGCTCCTTCTCCACGACAAAGTCATGAAATATCAAAAGTCAGTAAAAATAATGGATGATCAAAACGTGATTTCAATCCATGATCCGGGCGAAATACTCATTGAGAACAACCCTGCTTATCCCTACATATCCGTTATTCCATTCAGCGCAGCAGTTGAGGGTCTGACATTAAAAGGCGTTAAATATCCTCTTAAAGACCATAGAGCCGTCTACGGAAGCACATTAACAATCAGCAACGAAATAGTTGAAGATCACGCGTCTATTTCTTTTCAAAGCGGCATATTAATGATCGTAAGAAGTAAAGATCAATGA